GACGAGAGTTCGGATGCTGACGACCACGAATGTTACCTCCGCTTCGCCATGAACGGTGCACGCTTTGTCCACATTCCCAAAACTCTCTATGACCATAGAAGTCACGATGACCGACAGGTCGGCCTCCATGCGCCAGAACAGTTCGACAAGCTTCTCGACGCCTCTAAGGAACTTGTGCTGAAAGCTCGTAAGCACTTGTTAAAATAAGCAGTTGTCATTCAACACGTTAAAAGCAGTGAGAAATCGTATGCCGAAAATACATCTCATCATCGCAGCAAGACCAAATCTCATCAAGATGGCCCCCGTGTATCATGCACTGGTTCGGGACGGTCATTTCGATGTTCGTATCATCCACACTGGTCAACATTATGACACACCGCTTTCCACTCAGATCATTCAGGAATTGAATCTTCCACAGCCTGACCAAAATTTTGCCATCGGCTCGGGGAGTCATGCGGAGCAGACTGCCAAAGTCATGGTTGCCTATGAAAAATGCCTTCTGGAAGAACGACCTGATCTTTGCGTTGTTCCAGGCGACGTGAATTCCACTCTTGCCTGTGCACTGGCAGCCGCCAAACTGCATGTGCCAGTAGCCCACCTGGAAGCAGGCCTGAGAAGCTTTGACATGACCATGCCGGAAGAAATCAACCGGATTCTCACAGACCGAATCTCTTCAATTTTGTGGACTCCATCCGAAGATGCTGATGCCAACCTGCTCAAGGAAGGAACCACACCTGAAAAAATCAGCAGGGTGGGCAACTGCATGATCGATTCCCTTGTCACCATGCTGCCCGCTATCCGAAAGCAGGAAGCGTGGAAAGGATTTAGCCTTGAGCACGGGGAGTATACGGTCGTCACCCTGCACCGCCCAAGCAATGTGGACACTCCGGACCGCCTCGCTGCCATCGTCCAGACGCTGACAGTCATTGCCAAACGCACTCCCTTAATACTGCCACTACACCCGAGGACACGGTCAAAGCTTGAAGCCTGCAAACTCATGAAGACTTTGCAGACAACCCCTACAATCAAGACTGCCGAACCTCTCGGGTATATCCAGTTCATTTCTTTAGTCGAAGGGGCTAAGGCAATCATTACTGATTCCGGTGGAATACAAGAAGAGACCACATACCTGAATGTCCCCTGTTTGACGCTTCGTCCCAATACAGAGCGCCCTGTCACCTGCACTCACGGTACCAATAAGTTGGTGGACCTGAACACCCTTGCGGCGGATTACACGCAGGCCATTGAGACCAGATCCGCACATCGAGATCAAATCCCACTCTGGGACGGCAAGGCTGGAATAAGAATTGCAAATGACCTGAAAGACAGACTGTTACGGTAATAGCCAACGGAAGTACTCATAATGAAAGAAAAACTCCGCATACTTTTCATTCACAAGGATCCCTGTTCTCGGGCTTACAAAGAGGCCGTGTCTCTCAACAGGATGGGCCACACTATCGACTTGGCCTGCGAAGCCCTTGACGACCACCCCAACATCTCGGAATATATCGATAAGATATACACATACAAGGATTTGGAAGAACTGGCCGATATAATCCGCAAAGGACATTGGGACATCATCCATGGGCACAATGAACCAAACGAACCCACGGAAGTCGCTATCAGGAATGCCAACGGATGCCCGGTGGTTTTCGATTGCCATGACTTCAGGGGCCTTCGCCAAAAGCTTGACGACCGCGAAAAGGTTACCGAGAAGTGCTGCTTCGAAGAAAGTGATGGCGTTATTGTGGTCAGTGAACGGATGACTCAGGTTGTAGCCCAGTATTACGACACAAAAAGGACCATTTCACTGCCGTGTTTCTGTCTGACCAGCGAAATGCAACGGGTATTCAAGGACAAACTCGACGGCAACCACATGGTTTATCAGGGCATGTTGCTGGATGCCGGAATCTACCCTTTGGAATATCGAAACTACCACCCGTTCTTCAAGGATTTCACTGACAATGGTGTCAACGTCCACGTCTATTGTTCTCACTTCAATCCCCGGGTGCAGGGAACGTACATTGAGCTACAGAACTCAACGGAGTTGTTCCACTTTCATCAGTACATGCCGTATGCCGATCTGCTCGAAGACATGAGCCAGTACCAATGGGGTTTGACTGCATTTAATGTCTCGGAAATTACCGAAGAGAAACGGCTGACTTTTCTCAATTCCATTCTGCCAAACAAGCTCTTCGACTACCTTTTCTCAGGAATCACTCCCATCGTGTGCAACAATGAAACCGCTGGAGAATGGGCTGAAAAACATGATCTCGGTTACTACGCCCGCACAGAAGCTGAGATGCTGGACATCATGCTCAATGAAAAACCCAAACCCTTGATGGAAGACGTGAGCCTCATCAGCATGGAACAGCATACGGTGGCCATCCAGAACCTGTACTACGAAGTCCTCGCCAACCGGCGTGGTGAAGCATAGAGGTTCGCCATGTCTTTAGCCCGCTGTTACACTCTTAAGGAAACACCTCGACACGCTCGGCCATTAAAGGCACTACGCAAGCATGTTGAAGGTAAACACCCTACATTTCCTAACAATATTGAACGCATGAAGCATGAAATACTACACACGTATTTCACGTATCACGAGACAGATCTGGAAAAATGGGCCAAGAATTTCACAGGCGACAGAAACAAAACCGTGGTCCACATAGCTGCCCGGGCAGGGTCCACCAGACTACCCCGTAAAAACATTGAACCGATCAACGGCAAACCCCTGATCGCATATACCATCGAAGTTGCCAAAGCTCTGAAGATCGACCGCATTATAGTCAACACCGACGATGAGGAGTTTGCCGAGATTGCTCGTCATTATGGAGCAGAGACTCCCTTCATTAGACCTGCGGAACTCAGCACAAACGACTGCCCCCCGGGACTGGCCTCCTTTTATGCACTCCGACACATGCTGGAAGAGGGATATGGCGTCAAATCAATTATCGAACTCTATCCCACAACGCCCCTGCGAAACGTAGATAAGCTCAATGAATACATCGCTGCCATGAATAAATACGGCATTGCCAACACCTGTGTTTTCCCGGAAGCACATTGCGGCAACATCTTTTCGGAAGGCAAACACGTACCAATGGCTGTCGATCGGATACAAGAAGAGGCCAAGATCTATTACAGCCCCATTTCCACATTCATGGGCCACAATATTCTTGCCAGCGAAAGACCTGGCTACGCCACATTCCCCATACTGAATCCGTTGGAACTCATCGACATCGACTCCCGACGGGACATGGAGTTATTGAAGTACGTACTGATAAACAATCTTTATGATTTTGGCAGGGGCCTATGAAAACATTCATCTCCATAGGGCGACATACCTTCCGGGAACAGGAAATGGTTCTGGATACACCGCTGGCCGAACTCATCATGAAGACCTGTCTGCATGAACTTCAAACAGCAGGTTTGAAGCCTGCATGCATACTCTATCTCCGGTCGACCAATGTGGAGGCACACAAGCAGTTCAACCTGCCCATGCACCCCTTTGAACACGAACAACGCTTGGACAGTGAAGTGGCAACAATTAAACACCTGTTTAAAGACGATGCCAATGAAACCAACCAGGAGGCAGTCATGATAGTCCGTCCCTTCATGGGTTGGACACCTGCACCCCGACTCCGGCAGTTGGCCGAAACCGCACAGACCTACGAGACACCCTGTATTTCTCTACTCAAACAGAATGCCCAGCAGCACGTTGGATGGAACATGCAGGTTCAAGACCGTTCCCGCTTGGTGAATGGGGCTTTGATATGGCCACAATCCATGATGTTTTGCCAGCGCCCTTTCAAACAGGAACACCCGGGATTTCAAAAAAAGCTCAACTGGCCAAAAACATTCAGCGGCAGTCAGCACTTGCCGGATCTGCAATACTTTGATGAAACCATGCTGACCGTAACTCCTGCCGATTATCCCGCAGAAGGAATAGCCGACACACTGCTGCAAACAGCACGCACAGTGATCTATGATGAGGATTCCCATAGCCACAGGCCCATGCATGAGCTCTTGGATATTTTTCGACTCAGCCACTCCATTCCATGTGATTTGACAGCCATGAAAAAATTTTTGCAACTCTATGTAAACGCCCAAATGGGAACCGATCTAACAGAAGGAATTCACGCATGAAATTGGCAATACATGGGGGAACACCAATCCGGTCCACCCCTCTGCCCGAACGCGGCACTCTGTCAAAAGAGAACTTTAAGGACGTGACCGCCCTTCTGGAAGAAGCGCTAACAGCCCAGTGCATGCCAGGATATGGTGGGCCAAAAGAAGCTGAATTCTGTCAATACTTCTGCCAAATGATGGGAGGAGGATACGCTGACGGTGTCAGTTCCGGTTCCATGGCGGGCATGGCTGCGCTTGCAGGCGTTGGCGTGGAGCCATTTGGCGACATCATAGTCCCCCCCATGACCGATGCCGGCCCCGTCATGGCATGCATCTTTTTAGGATGTGTTCCAGTCCCCGCCGATGGCGAAACCCGAAGTTTCAATATCACCGCCGAAGGCATCGCCAAAAGGCTCACCAAAAGAACGCGTGCCATCATGATTGCCCACATTCCCGGAGAACCCGCAGAAATGGACGCCATAATGAAACTTGCCAACGCTGAAGGAATTCCTGTGGTTGAGGACTGCTCACAAGCTCATGGCGCAACATACGATGGCAAGCCTGTAGGGACTTTTGGTAAAGCAGCTTTTTTTTCCACCATGTTTACCAAACAATTGTGTACGGGTGGTCAGGGAGGAGTCCTTTATACAACCGATCATGCAGTGTATGAACGAGCCAGACTGTTCGCCAACAGAGGCAAGCCCTTTGATGTCCCGGCCCAGCAACAAGAGGACCGGATGCTCGCAGGAGTAAACGCCAGTATGGATGAAATATCCGCCACCTTAGGGTTGTCGCAATTGCGCACACTGAAAGAAAAGGTACAGCGAAGGCAGAATCTCAAGGAGCAGCTCAAGGAAGCAATCGTTGACTTCAAAGGTGTCCAGTTGGGGTGGGAACCGACCAAAGCCTTGTCTTCACCGTGGTTCCTTCGTCTTCGGATTGATACAGAACGACTGGGCGTGACAAAGGATCAATTTTGCGAAGCACTGACAGCAGAAGGGTATAGGGCTTCACCACACCTTCCAATGATGCCGACAATGCAGACATGGTATAAAAACAGGACAACACTCGGGTCTTCTGGATTTCCCTGGACCTCAGCGGAATACGACGGCCCCAAAACACCTGACTACCCTATTCCTGAGACCATCAAGGCAGAGCACAACCATTTCCGCATCGGATTTCACGAAAAATGGAGCGATGATGACATGTCTTTGCTGGCCTGTGCACTCCACAAGGTGGAGACTGCGTGTTTGAAGAAAGAGGCAAAATTCTGATGCGATATTCCACCAACGATATCATTTCAGCATATGAAAATCTTGGCGTCAGTCACGGCCAGACAGTGTTGCTCAAAGCGGACATTCGACCCCTCGGATTGTTTGCGTCCTCAGGAAATGAAACCGTTGTTGAAGCTCATATCAATGCCCTCAGCAAACTGCTCGACTTAAACCATGGGACATTGGTGGTCAGCGCGGGCTCACCGAGCCTATGCAACACGGACATACCCTATGATCCCGCTAACACTCCCTGCGAGATGGGCGTCTTATCCGAGTATGTCAGGACGCTGCCTGGCGCTGTGCGCAGTTATCATCCTTTCTACTCATACGCTGCCGTTGGCAAACATGCCGAGCACTTCTGTAGCCTTGGAGCCAGAGGCGTATTTGGACTAAACACGCCGAAAAAACGACTCATTGACGAGAACGCACTCTTCTTGAGCATAGGCAAGCATCCTCGCCTCACCTGTGCAGTCGTGCATCAGGTCGAGCTTACAATGGGAGTTCCTTACCGATACACTAAGGAATTTATCCACCCAATCGTCACGGACAGCGGAATACAGGAAGAGTCTTTTTACATGTATGTACTCAGGCGGGAATGCGACATTAAGCGAGACTACAATGAAAAGATTTTTACCTATTACGAAAAAGAACACACGCTGAACACACATTCTTTGGGCCTGGGAAAAGTGCACTCCCTCAGATTGGGCGACTACTACAAGACATGCCAAAAGGCATTTCTCGATGACCTATACGTCTGGCTCAAAGAAGAACCAAAAGAAAAAAGCTACAGGGTATAACCATGAGTTCTGACAACAACACCAACACTCTCACACAAGTGTGTGCCATACTCGCGCCACTTTTTGACGCTCCCATCGGACCTGAAGACTCCACTGAGACACTTCCTGAATGGGATAGCTTGCGCTACCTCGAAGTGGTCGGCACCCTTGAAAATGAACTTGAGGTGGAATTCACTTCTCAGGAACTGTTACGGCTCTCCTCGGTAAAACGCATAGTTGAAATCATTGACGCCAAAACCAACGCAGGCTGAGTGCTATGAATACGTGTGCGCCCACATTTGTTGTCAGCACAGGAAGATGTGCCACAACGTTGCTCGGACTCCTTCTGGGAGAAGCCGACACAACCCTCGTGCTCAACGAAGGACAGATACGTGACGCGCTCTGTCAGGGACCGCAGGTACTCAAAGCTCTGACATTGGAAAACAGAATCGCGTATGAAGAACCAGATCTGGCTGTCGATATCCTGAGAGAGAAACGACAGCCGCAGATTGCACAGCTCGCAAAGGAACGAGGACTGACGCACTATGTAGAGATAGCATACTATCTCTGTCCCTTTGTTGCTGCCCTACAAGAGGTCTTCCCGGATTCAAAAATCGTGTACGTACACCGAGACGGCAGAGATTTCGTACGTTCGGCCTACGTCAATGAAGTGCCGGATCCCATGCCTGTGGGATACACTGATCCCCGCCCTCTGGATGCGACTGAGAAATTCGTTGCCATGGGACGCCTCGCTCCATTGCCGGGTTCCCTCCAAGCAGCACAGTGGGATACATACACTCCCTTTGAAAAGAATGTCTGGTTATGGATGGAAACCAACCGCATCATTATGGAAGGCCTGAGATCATGGCCTGAGGCTTCGGTTATGACCATCGCAATGAAAAACATGCTGACTCCCGAAGGGCTTATGGACGTTGCCAATTTCATGAATATACATACACCATTACAAAGAACCGAAGCACTTCTAAAGCGCAAGATCAACTCACGCAATTCACGAATACTGACTCATTGGTCCACTTGGGACACTGAACACCGAGACGCTTTCAAGCGGCTCGGGCAGGGCATGCTTCAAACCCTGGGCTACGAAGCGAACGAAAACTGGCAGGTGGCACAATGCTGCTCATAGAACGATACAAGCACACAGCCAGTCAACTCGCAGAGGAACCCGCCGTCATCACGGTGGAGGGCGTCCACACCTTTGGTCAACTAAACGAACGGGCCATCAGTGTTGCCTCCTCTCTGGCCAAACGGGGCATAGGACAGGGAGATCGTGTCGCCATCCGTCTACCCCGCGGATTCAGATTTGTTGCCTGCATGATTGGAGTGATGCTGTCTGGAGCGAGTTACACGCCGCTGGATGCTCACCTGCCCATCCCGTATGTTGAGAAAGTTTTCAAACAGCTCTCACCGCACCTGACAATTATTGAACCCGACACAAAAATATTCGGAGACGATAAAGAAGTCTTGTTTGACGACCTTGCATCAAACGAGTCCCTGCAATTCACAGCACCCAAAAAAGACACTCCGGCGTATACCATTTTCACCAGCGGTTCCACGGGAGAACCCAAAGGGGTTGTCATTTCCCACGGGGCTCTCGCCTGTTTTACAGACTGGTGTACCACAGAGTTCAGTCCTTACGCCCGCTTGCCACTTCTCAACGTTGCCAACTTTTCTTTCGATCAGTCTGTTCTCGACATCGTCATGCTCATGGCAGCAGGTTGCCCCATGGTGTGTCTTTCCGGCACTCCGACCATCATGGAACTTGTCGGAGCCATGGAACAATATGAGGTCGCGTTTATCTCCACTGTTCCGAGCACATTCAGTATCCTGCTTTCCGCACCCGCGTTGCTGCGTCGCTTCTCGTTGGAGCATCTTCGTTGTGTTGTCCTCGGCGGTGCAGCTTTCCCGGAAGCAACCAGAAAGCAGCTCTTCTCATGGAAACCGGAACTCGATGTTTACAATCTGTACGGCCCCACTGAGGCAACAGTGTATTGCCTGTCACAGAAAGTAACCGCTGATACAAGTTCGCCTTTTCCCACCGTGGCTTTGGGCGCTCCCTTTCCCGGAATGCAGGCCTATCTGGTCAACGAAGGAGACCAGATTATTAATGGCTCTCCGGCTGACGGAGAACTTGTCATCAAAGGCGAGCAGGTAATGACAAAATATTTCAATGACACGAAGAAAACTTGTGCAGCCTTTACAATCAATACCCCCGAGTTGAAAGGGGGGAAAGTGTATCGCACCGGGGACATCGTGCACCGAGACGACAGTGGCACTTACTATTTCACAGGCCGTCGCGATGACCTCATCAAAACGAGTGGATACAGAGTCAGTCTCGCCACATTGGAACAAACGGCTCTGCAGCATTCGGCTGTGGCAGAAGCCGGAGCTGTCGCCATAGCCGAACCGACCATAGAAAACAGACTGGTACTCAGCGTTGTTCTGACTCCACAAAGCGGGACGACAATCAAAGATATCGATTTACATTTGAAAAAAGCTCTCCCTGCCTACATGCAGCCGGGAGAAATCCATACTCTCGACTCCCTGCCGAAAAATACTTCCGGAAAAATCGACAGGGCTGCTCTCAAACGAATGATGACGACCAAAGGATAACCAATGGAATTGAACGGGAATACACTGCATCAATGGATGCGCGACTTGTACCCTCTCTGCCGGAGTCTCACCGGCGATGGCGTGCGGGAAACACTCCGTTACTTCAAAGCCATCGTACCGGAACTGACTTTTCACGAAATTCCAAGCGGTAGTAATTGCTATGACTGGACCGTGCCGGACGAATGGAACATTGAGGACGCATACATCATTGACCCCGACGGCAATAAGATAGTTGATTTCAAGAAGCACAACCTTCATGTGGTAGGCTACTCCACACCAGTCAACATAGAACTGACATTGGAAGAGCTTCAACCCCACCTGCACTCACGTGAGGATATCCCTGACGCAATTCCTTACGTGACAAGTTATTATCAGAAACGATGGGGCTTTTGTTTGCCTCATACCCAGCGGGAAGCACTCAAGCCTGGTACATACAGAGCTGTCATCAAGAGCCGTCTGGAACCGGGCAGCCTCACATATGGTGATATCTATTTACCAGGAGAGCAAAAAGAAGAAATCCTCATCACTTCGTACACGTGTCACCCTTCCCTGTGTAACAATGAGCTCTCTGGTCCGATCATGGCTATCGGCCTGGCTGCATGGCTCGCCACACAGAAAAAAAGACGCTTTTCCTATCGTTTCTATCTCGGCCCGGAAACCATCGGAGCCGTTTGCTATATCAGCAAAAATCTTGAGTTACTTAAAGAACGATGTGTGGGTGGAATACTCCTCACCAACTGCGGGGACGAAGGCCCATTCACCATGATCCGATCCAGAAAGGGAGATACCCATATGGATGATCTTGCCCAACACGTCCTTCGCCACCACACGCCTAGACACAAAGTTCGCTCCTTCTTAGACAGAGCCAGCGACGAACAGCAGTTCAACTGCCCTGGCGTCGACCTTCCTTTCATTTCTATCCAGAGATCATATTATGGTTATGAAACCGAGTATCATACATCTCTGGACAATCTGGATTACGTCACCCCCACCGGACTTGACATGACGTTTTCTGTTTTACGAGAACTCATCAATGGGATCGAAAACAACATACATTATCGAGTGACCACCACATGCATTCCACAACTGGGCAAACGAGGACTGTATCCAACCCTGAGCGACATTCACTCGGGCGACACAGTGGAATCCATGCTCGATTTTCTCACGTACGCGGACGGCTCTCTCAGTTTGCTTGAATTGGCTGAGACTATTGAAATTCCTTTTTTTGAAGCATTGCAACTGGCTGAAAAGTTTTCTGCACACGGACTCATTAAATCCGTTTCCCCCTGCAACAGCCCATGGCTGAGACAGATTTCCGCTGACACCAGAATCAATACACCGCAGCAACCAAATACATCGAGGTAATATCATGTTCAACGGCAGCAATATGCTCGTGACTGGTGCCACTGGCTCCTTCGGTCAATCTTTCATAGAGAACATCCTCAAATCATACTCGCCCAACAAGTTGATCATCTTCAGCCGGGATGAACTCAAACAGTTCCACATGGAGCAAAAATTCTCCGGCAAGGATCATCCCTGTCTCCGGTATTTTCTCGGCGACATCCGTGACGACCGTAGACTGCGGATAGCTCTCAAGGGTGTTGACTATGTTGTCCACGCAGCCGCCCTCAAACAGGTTCCGGCAGCAGAGTACAACCCCTTTGAGTTCATTCAGACCAATGTCATCGGTGCACAGAATCTCATTGAAGCCGCCATTGAATGCAATGTCAAAAAAGTGCTGGCCCTGAGTACAGACAAGGCGGTGAATCCGCTCAACCTGTATGGAGCCACCAAGCTCTGTTCGGACAAGCTGTTCATTGCGGGTAACGCGTATTCAGGCCAGGGCGGCACCCGATTCAGCGTAGTTCGATACGGCAACGTATTGGGCAGCAGGGGTAGTGTGCTTCCTGTATTCATGAAATACAGAGACTCAGGTAAAATTCCTGTGACAGACCCTCGCATGACCCGTTTCTGGATTCGAATCGAAGACGGTGTTGATTTTTGCCTTGAGCGGATGAAAACTATGCTGGGTGGAGAAATCTTCGTACCCAAACTCCCGACCATGAACATTGTAGATCTCGCCAAAACTGTTTGCCCTGACTGCGACATCAACGTCATCGGCATACGGCCCGGCGAGAAAATCCACGAAATCCTCATCCCCAGAGACGAAGCTCGCAATACTGTGGAATACGAAAATTACTACACCATCATGCCACCCAGAATGTACGGTTCACACGAAGAGTATGTTCAGGGCGGCACCCATGTCTCGGACGACTTTGAATATGAATCCAGTTCCAAGGAATGGCTGTTGAGCCAAGAAGAATTCCGACGGATTCTCGACGATTATGAAACGGGAAAAAAAGACTGAGATGAAAAACGGCGCCAACAGACTCGTCATGGGTTCGGCCCAGCTGGGCATGGACTACGGCATTGCCAACACACGGGGCATGCTTCCGAAGAACGACTCGCTGAATCTGGTCAGCAAAGCGCTGGATTCCGGAGTGCGTCGATTCGACACGTCCTCACATTACGGATGTAGTGAGGACGTGCTTGGTCACGCCTTGCGCAAACTCGACACCACAAACACTGCCAAGGTGACAAGCAAGCTGGACCCAGCCATCCCACCAACCGACATGAAAAGAGTCCTGCACATTGTGCAAACATCGACGGAAAGACTGGGTGGCCCTTTGGACGCCCTCCTGCTGCATGACGAAACCATACTGGATCACTGGAATGAACAGGTCGAAGAGACATTACAAGAATTACTGAATACAGGCTTAACACGTCGTGTGGGAATATCTGTCTATTCCCCCCAATACGCTCTTGCTGCACTGGAAATACCTATCCTGACCGTTCTCCAGATCCCAGGGAATGTTCTGGATGACCGTTTCGAAAAAGCCGGCGTACTGAATCGAGCCACTGCAAATGATATACGTTTGATGGTTCGATCCGTGTTCCTGCAAGGACTGCTCGCCATGGAGTCGGAAGAACTGCCTGACCGGATGGCGTATGCAAAACCATATGTCGCCCAGTATCATGCCATTGCCAAGGCACACGGGGTCTCTCCGACTGTAGCGGCTATGTCATATGTCCGACAGGCATTCCCTTCGGCTCACATTATTTTCGGTGCCTTGTGCAGTTCACAACTGCTCCAAAACGTCCACGCTTTTGAATACTCCATGCCCCCTGCGGCCTATGCCGACTTTCGCGACCAGTTGACCGACATTCCGGAAAATATATTAAATCCGAGCTTGTGGCCTTGTAAAAAGTAACCTTGTTACCCCCTGAGTATTATGGATAACACGACACAAAACATTTACGAAACCAGCCTGACTCTCCTTGAGAATCCCAAAGAGATCTCGCTCATAGAGCGTTCCTCGGCCACTGTCGCCTCCACATCCTCCCGTGTTGTCGAGGTGCCGTGGAGTGCGGCCTGCTTGGGCAGACTGAAACCAAGCAGATTGTTAGACGTAGGATTCAGTCTGGCCAGCATCGATTATCTCGGGCTACTCCTTGGCTATGCAAAACGCCCGAAAACCACCTTGTGTGCCGTTGACATCGTCAAACCAGAACGGGTTCGCACCCGTTACCCCGAAGCATGGTGGTCGCAGATCGAATCTCTGGACGTCAGGCAGGCTGACATTCGCGCAAACCCGAAGTTCGATCAACTGTTCGACGCCATCACATGCGTTTCAGTCATTGAACACATCGGCTTTGACAAAGCGTCCAAGGACAACCCTGACAGTGCCTTTGTCCGCCAGAAAGACCCAGGCGAAGTAAATACCATACGTCCGTCGGATGTGGACAAAGAAGTCATGGCTGCCATGGCAAAGCTCCTTGCTTCGAATGGACGACTCATCATTTCCGTCCCCATGGGCAAAGGCGGCCCGGTCATACTCAGGGACAGTCTCGGGTACTATTGTGTGCAATGGGAATACTCTCCACACGATTGGGAAAACCTGATTCATGGCAACGAGTTTATCCTTGAGGAAGAACTTTTTTACGGCGTGGATGATGATCTCATTTGGAAAAGAGTCAATGGCCCCGCAGACCTTGCCGCCTTGGATGCGGTCC
The genomic region above belongs to uncultured Pseudodesulfovibrio sp. and contains:
- the wecB gene encoding UDP-N-acetylglucosamine 2-epimerase (non-hydrolyzing) — translated: MPKIHLIIAARPNLIKMAPVYHALVRDGHFDVRIIHTGQHYDTPLSTQIIQELNLPQPDQNFAIGSGSHAEQTAKVMVAYEKCLLEERPDLCVVPGDVNSTLACALAAAKLHVPVAHLEAGLRSFDMTMPEEINRILTDRISSILWTPSEDADANLLKEGTTPEKISRVGNCMIDSLVTMLPAIRKQEAWKGFSLEHGEYTVVTLHRPSNVDTPDRLAAIVQTLTVIAKRTPLILPLHPRTRSKLEACKLMKTLQTTPTIKTAEPLGYIQFISLVEGAKAIITDSGGIQEETTYLNVPCLTLRPNTERPVTCTHGTNKLVDLNTLAADYTQAIETRSAHRDQIPLWDGKAGIRIANDLKDRLLR
- a CDS encoding glycosyltransferase; translation: MKEKLRILFIHKDPCSRAYKEAVSLNRMGHTIDLACEALDDHPNISEYIDKIYTYKDLEELADIIRKGHWDIIHGHNEPNEPTEVAIRNANGCPVVFDCHDFRGLRQKLDDREKVTEKCCFEESDGVIVVSERMTQVVAQYYDTKRTISLPCFCLTSEMQRVFKDKLDGNHMVYQGMLLDAGIYPLEYRNYHPFFKDFTDNGVNVHVYCSHFNPRVQGTYIELQNSTELFHFHQYMPYADLLEDMSQYQWGLTAFNVSEITEEKRLTFLNSILPNKLFDYLFSGITPIVCNNETAGEWAEKHDLGYYARTEAEMLDIMLNEKPKPLMEDVSLISMEQHTVAIQNLYYEVLANRRGEA
- a CDS encoding DegT/DnrJ/EryC1/StrS family aminotransferase, coding for MKLAIHGGTPIRSTPLPERGTLSKENFKDVTALLEEALTAQCMPGYGGPKEAEFCQYFCQMMGGGYADGVSSGSMAGMAALAGVGVEPFGDIIVPPMTDAGPVMACIFLGCVPVPADGETRSFNITAEGIAKRLTKRTRAIMIAHIPGEPAEMDAIMKLANAEGIPVVEDCSQAHGATYDGKPVGTFGKAAFFSTMFTKQLCTGGQGGVLYTTDHAVYERARLFANRGKPFDVPAQQQEDRMLAGVNASMDEISATLGLSQLRTLKEKVQRRQNLKEQLKEAIVDFKGVQLGWEPTKALSSPWFLRLRIDTERLGVTKDQFCEALTAEGYRASPHLPMMPTMQTWYKNRTTLGSSGFPWTSAEYDGPKTPDYPIPETIKAEHNHFRIGFHEKWSDDDMSLLACALHKVETACLKKEAKF
- a CDS encoding AAC(3) family N-acetyltransferase, giving the protein MFEERGKILMRYSTNDIISAYENLGVSHGQTVLLKADIRPLGLFASSGNETVVEAHINALSKLLDLNHGTLVVSAGSPSLCNTDIPYDPANTPCEMGVLSEYVRTLPGAVRSYHPFYSYAAVGKHAEHFCSLGARGVFGLNTPKKRLIDENALFLSIGKHPRLTCAVVHQVELTMGVPYRYTKEFIHPIVTDSGIQEESFYMYVLRRECDIKRDYNEKIFTYYEKEHTLNTHSLGLGKVHSLRLGDYYKTCQKAFLDDLYVWLKEEPKEKSYRV
- a CDS encoding acyl carrier protein; its protein translation is MSSDNNTNTLTQVCAILAPLFDAPIGPEDSTETLPEWDSLRYLEVVGTLENELEVEFTSQELLRLSSVKRIVEIIDAKTNAG
- a CDS encoding sulfotransferase, which codes for MNTCAPTFVVSTGRCATTLLGLLLGEADTTLVLNEGQIRDALCQGPQVLKALTLENRIAYEEPDLAVDILREKRQPQIAQLAKERGLTHYVEIAYYLCPFVAALQEVFPDSKIVYVHRDGRDFVRSAYVNEVPDPMPVGYTDPRPLDATEKFVAMGRLAPLPGSLQAAQWDTYTPFEKNVWLWMETNRIIMEGLRSWPEASVMTIAMKNMLTPEGLMDVANFMNIHTPLQRTEALLKRKINSRNSRILTHWSTWDTEHRDAFKRLGQGMLQTLGYEANENWQVAQCCS
- a CDS encoding amino acid adenylation domain-containing protein → MLLIERYKHTASQLAEEPAVITVEGVHTFGQLNERAISVASSLAKRGIGQGDRVAIRLPRGFRFVACMIGVMLSGASYTPLDAHLPIPYVEKVFKQLSPHLTIIEPDTKIFGDDKEVLFDDLASNESLQFTAPKKDTPAYTIFTSGSTGEPKGVVISHGALACFTDWCTTEFSPYARLPLLNVANFSFDQSVLDIVMLMAAGCPMVCLSGTPTIMELVGAMEQYEVAFISTVPSTFSILLSAPALLRRFSLEHLRCVVLGGAAFPEATRKQLFSWKPELDVYNLYGPTEATVYCLSQKVTADTSSPFPTVALGAPFPGMQAYLVNEGDQIINGSPADGELVIKGEQVMTKYFNDTKKTCAAFTINTPELKGGKVYRTGDIVHRDDSGTYYFTGRRDDLIKTSGYRVSLATLEQTALQHSAVAEAGAVAIAEPTIENRLVLSVVLTPQSGTTIKDIDLHLKKALPAYMQPGEIHTLDSLPKNTSGKIDRAALKRMMTTKG
- a CDS encoding DUF4910 domain-containing protein; translated protein: MELNGNTLHQWMRDLYPLCRSLTGDGVRETLRYFKAIVPELTFHEIPSGSNCYDWTVPDEWNIEDAYIIDPDGNKIVDFKKHNLHVVGYSTPVNIELTLEELQPHLHSREDIPDAIPYVTSYYQKRWGFCLPHTQREALKPGTYRAVIKSRLEPGSLTYGDIYLPGEQKEEILITSYTCHPSLCNNELSGPIMAIGLAAWLATQKKRRFSYRFYLGPETIGAVCYISKNLELLKERCVGGILLTNCGDEGPFTMIRSRKGDTHMDDLAQHVLRHHTPRHKVRSFLDRASDEQQFNCPGVDLPFISIQRSYYGYETEYHTSLDNLDYVTPTGLDMTFSVLRELINGIENNIHYRVTTTCIPQLGKRGLYPTLSDIHSGDTVESMLDFLTYADGSLSLLELAETIEIPFFEALQLAEKFSAHGLIKSVSPCNSPWLRQISADTRINTPQQPNTSR